A stretch of Spirosoma oryzicola DNA encodes these proteins:
- a CDS encoding 3-oxoacyl-ACP synthase produces MNSIEIKQALVEQCRAHVQQRIETARQAMEAAQESANSESKSSAGDKYETGRAMAQLERDRYAQQLDGALTLEQELARINSEKEYSTVQPGSLVTTNRGTFFISISAGKLRVDNKDIFAVSPASPVGVALAGRRAGEEVTFNKMVYTIVSVA; encoded by the coding sequence GTGAATTCAATAGAAATAAAGCAGGCTTTGGTGGAACAGTGCAGAGCGCACGTTCAACAGCGTATCGAAACCGCCCGGCAAGCGATGGAAGCGGCTCAGGAATCCGCCAATTCCGAATCAAAAAGCAGTGCAGGGGATAAGTACGAGACGGGCCGGGCGATGGCGCAACTTGAGCGTGACCGCTACGCCCAACAGCTCGATGGTGCTCTGACGTTGGAGCAGGAACTCGCCCGAATCAATAGCGAAAAAGAGTACAGCACCGTTCAGCCGGGTAGTCTGGTAACGACCAATCGGGGAACGTTTTTTATTAGTATCAGCGCGGGCAAACTCAGGGTCGATAACAAGGATATATTCGCCGTTTCGCCCGCATCGCCTGTTGGAGTGGCATTAGCCGGTCGGCGCGCGGGCGAAGAGGTTACGTTCAATAAGATGGTTTATACAATTGTAAGCGTGGCTTAA
- a CDS encoding PE-PGRS family protein — MRIIILVLGTLTVLSCNVGVSPDGARFSSDPTIAPVQPGLIDEASGIVDSRTQPGNIWVEQDSGSPAELALLGHDGQLKGKISIPNATNVDWEDLSIGPGPQSGKNYLYIADIGDNNAQRPNCVIYRLPEPASLQEAIGQVERINFKYPDGPRDAEALLVDPQTRDTWIFSKREGKIRMYRLPYPQDVNQVTTLEAYGELPFTYVTSAAISPDGTEILLRTYLQVFYWKREAGQTVADAMQKGTARQLVVKAEPQGEAIAFDKDGRGFFTLSERASASSVNLYYYAKQ, encoded by the coding sequence ATGCGCATTATCATTTTAGTTCTTGGTACACTGACAGTCCTGTCCTGTAACGTCGGTGTATCACCTGACGGGGCCAGGTTTAGCAGTGATCCAACAATTGCCCCGGTTCAGCCCGGCCTGATTGACGAAGCTTCGGGCATTGTCGATAGCCGGACGCAGCCGGGAAACATCTGGGTTGAACAGGATAGCGGTAGCCCCGCTGAACTGGCCCTGCTCGGACATGATGGTCAGTTGAAAGGTAAAATTAGTATACCCAATGCAACGAACGTGGATTGGGAAGATCTGTCGATTGGTCCTGGCCCACAGAGCGGTAAAAACTACCTGTATATCGCTGATATCGGTGATAACAATGCCCAGCGGCCAAACTGCGTGATTTACCGCTTACCCGAACCGGCCAGTTTGCAGGAAGCAATCGGGCAGGTCGAGCGAATAAATTTCAAATACCCCGACGGTCCACGCGATGCCGAAGCGCTCCTGGTTGACCCGCAAACCCGCGACACCTGGATTTTTTCGAAGCGGGAAGGCAAAATACGGATGTATCGGCTTCCGTATCCGCAGGATGTGAATCAGGTAACTACCCTCGAAGCTTACGGAGAATTGCCGTTTACGTACGTTACAAGCGCGGCTATCTCGCCCGATGGAACAGAAATTTTGTTACGGACATACCTCCAGGTTTTCTACTGGAAACGTGAAGCCGGCCAAACCGTTGCTGATGCCATGCAGAAAGGAACCGCTCGTCAGTTGGTTGTCAAAGCCGAACCGCAGGGGGAAGCTATCGCCTTCGATAAGGACGGCAGAGGGTTCTTTACCCTTAGTGAACGCGCGAGTGCTTCGTCGGTAAATCTGTACTACTACGCCAAACAGTAA
- the crtD gene encoding 1-hydroxycarotenoid 3,4-desaturase CrtD: protein MKKKAAVIGAGIAGLAASIRLAVKGYDVDVFEANSYPGGKLSGFDQMTPDGRTYRFDAGPSLFTMPHLVDELFRLAGRNPADYFEYTRLDETCRYFWDDNTRLTAWADLNRFGQEVETVLGEPARHLHQHLNDSARKYQVTEKLFLQRSLHKMSTWLNRDALTGYLNLPWLGVFGTMNEANNGRFNHAKLVQLFNRYATYNGSDPYQTPATMNIIPHLEYNIGAFFPKEGMISITTCLLKLAEELGVHFHYNTRVTEIITEGKQVKGIRVSRANGIDTVEAALVVSNMDIVSTYRRLLPTARQPERILRQPKSSSGLIFYWGIKRQFAELGLHNILFSNNYQTEFKTLFQENNVSSDPTIYLNITSKLKPDDAPDGCENWFILLNVPNNTGQDWDAIIAQTRQNVIRKISQNLGVDIGKYIETESVLDPRSIEARTSSAQGALYGNSSNNRFAAFLRHANFSRQFDNLYFVGGSVHPGGGIPLCLLSAKIATDLV, encoded by the coding sequence GTGAAAAAGAAAGCTGCTGTCATTGGAGCGGGTATCGCCGGACTTGCGGCATCCATCCGCTTAGCCGTAAAAGGCTACGACGTCGATGTGTTCGAAGCCAATTCGTATCCGGGTGGTAAGCTCTCCGGCTTTGACCAAATGACGCCCGACGGTCGGACCTACCGGTTCGATGCGGGGCCATCGCTCTTTACGATGCCTCATCTGGTCGATGAATTATTCCGGCTCGCGGGCCGCAATCCAGCCGATTATTTTGAGTATACCCGACTTGATGAAACCTGCCGCTATTTCTGGGATGATAACACCCGGCTGACGGCCTGGGCTGATCTGAATCGATTTGGGCAGGAAGTCGAAACCGTACTAGGCGAACCCGCTCGTCACCTGCACCAGCACCTCAACGATAGTGCCCGGAAATACCAGGTAACCGAGAAATTGTTTTTACAGCGCTCGCTTCATAAAATGTCGACCTGGCTCAACCGGGATGCTTTAACCGGCTACCTGAACCTGCCCTGGCTGGGTGTGTTCGGCACGATGAACGAGGCTAACAACGGGCGGTTTAACCATGCCAAACTGGTTCAACTGTTCAACCGGTACGCCACGTACAACGGCTCCGATCCGTACCAGACACCGGCTACGATGAACATCATTCCGCATCTGGAATACAACATCGGCGCTTTTTTTCCGAAAGAAGGTATGATCAGCATCACCACCTGTCTGCTGAAGCTGGCGGAAGAACTGGGCGTTCACTTTCATTACAATACACGCGTTACCGAGATCATAACGGAAGGTAAACAGGTAAAAGGAATCCGAGTTAGCCGCGCTAACGGTATCGACACGGTCGAAGCTGCGCTGGTCGTTTCCAACATGGATATTGTCAGTACGTATCGCAGGCTGTTGCCAACTGCCCGCCAGCCGGAGCGGATTCTGCGGCAACCCAAATCAAGCTCAGGGTTGATTTTCTACTGGGGTATCAAGCGGCAGTTTGCAGAACTTGGGTTGCACAATATTCTTTTCAGCAACAATTACCAGACTGAATTCAAAACGTTGTTTCAGGAGAATAACGTCTCGTCTGATCCAACGATTTATCTGAATATCACGTCAAAGCTTAAACCGGACGATGCACCCGACGGTTGCGAAAACTGGTTTATTCTGTTAAATGTGCCCAACAATACGGGACAGGATTGGGATGCGATCATTGCTCAGACCCGGCAGAATGTCATTCGAAAGATTAGCCAGAATCTGGGAGTAGATATCGGCAAGTACATTGAAACGGAGTCTGTACTGGACCCTCGAAGTATTGAAGCACGAACCTCGTCGGCACAGGGAGCGCTTTACGGCAACAGCAGCAACAATCGCTTTGCGGCTTTTCTGCGTCATGCCAACTTCTCGCGTCAATTCGATAACCTTTACTTTGTTGGCGGAAGCGTCCATCCGGGTGGTGGAATCCCATTGTGTTTACTATCGGCCAAAATCGCTACGGACTTAGTGTAG
- a CDS encoding SDR family oxidoreductase has product MEQMEIETKPQHQDAQPGLEYEMDPQPIYIRDNYQGADKLIDKVALITGGDSGIGRAVAIHFAREGADLAIVYHPREEQDAQKTKELVEAEGRRCLLLAGDLKQLSFIREVVGKVISTYSRINILVNNAANHIEQQEFTDISDQQMRETFELNILAMFRLTKNVLPHMGAYDCIINTTSVVSYRGSKALIDYASTKGAVTAFTRSLSQNLVDRHIRVNAVAPGPIWTPLIVATKTPEEVEKFGSETPMERPGQPAELAPAYVFLASEDASYFSGQVIHVNGGEVINS; this is encoded by the coding sequence ATGGAACAAATGGAAATTGAAACCAAGCCCCAGCATCAGGACGCACAGCCGGGACTTGAATATGAAATGGACCCTCAGCCGATTTATATTCGGGACAACTATCAGGGAGCCGATAAATTGATCGATAAAGTTGCGCTGATTACGGGTGGTGATTCGGGCATTGGCCGGGCGGTGGCGATTCACTTTGCCCGCGAAGGCGCTGATCTGGCGATTGTCTACCATCCCCGTGAAGAACAGGACGCCCAAAAGACAAAAGAACTGGTTGAGGCTGAAGGCCGTCGCTGCCTACTGCTGGCGGGCGATCTCAAACAACTATCGTTTATCCGGGAAGTTGTTGGTAAAGTGATCAGCACCTACAGTCGGATCAACATTCTGGTCAACAATGCAGCCAACCACATCGAGCAACAGGAGTTTACCGATATCTCGGACCAGCAGATGCGCGAAACGTTCGAGCTAAATATCCTCGCGATGTTCCGGCTAACCAAAAACGTACTGCCTCACATGGGTGCGTATGATTGCATCATCAATACTACGTCGGTTGTATCGTACCGGGGTAGCAAAGCCCTGATCGACTACGCGTCTACCAAAGGAGCCGTGACGGCGTTTACGCGTTCGTTGTCGCAAAATCTGGTGGATCGCCATATTCGCGTTAACGCCGTAGCGCCTGGTCCCATCTGGACGCCCTTGATCGTAGCGACCAAAACGCCCGAAGAAGTCGAAAAATTTGGTTCCGAAACACCGATGGAACGCCCTGGTCAACCCGCCGAATTAGCACCGGCTTACGTCTTTCTGGCGTCGGAAGACGCGTCGTATTTTTCGGGTCAGGTAATTCACGTCAACGGTGGTGAAGTAATCAACTCGTAA
- a CDS encoding PAS domain-containing protein: MPTINSVDLQFSEILDALPNSVIWLRAIRNDSGQVVNFRVDYANKKAEEYSAGKYQVAIGTLLLNDRQDQALIAQTIFTSLSTIVETGKPTEEVYFNTILNGWYLTDRSKLGDGVLSVTRDISPLKEAEQDKNKQTELLQTILDTALNNIFVYEAIRDEVGQVQDFRVRLANAVARQDVMNRYGKEVLDNSLLDLRPHSRETGQFNLFSQVIETGQPLFAQHYYPDVKEWYDTSITKLGDGCVVTGINITQQKEDVLQYKQLSDLLNSVLDNSTNGIIAYEAVRDESGQIVDFKFIAVNKAASLLARKTADELIGQSMLDVFPGNLQSGMMNMYVHTVESGERTSMEVHYNYDGLDMWIHASALKLNDGFVVTFSDISEEKQIQRQIRQSADLLQTVINNSPAALVLYEPIRDENNVIIDFRYKLANPIAATATGRPLDYMQGNTLFTMFPGSAQKGFFDHLKQVWETAETKQYEHHFCDDGVDLWAAITMVKQEDDVLTVFQYITDIKRAQQELERSRAELQTVIDTSQTGIFLFNPVRDKSGEVVDFRFQTANRQLASYVGQEPKAVIGALGSTWFPDYKDNGMFDLYKKAYQTGETQRFDFHYDGGGIDAWLDILVTRMGDEVLVTFGDYTPLKQLQQQLEASVVELQRSNRNLEQFAYVASHDLQEPLRKIQAFGDILQTQYAPIVGEAGADMIQRMQSAAARMQVLIKDVLTYSRVSNRGEVHVPVDLSTVAREVINDLETVIDDKKALLTVGSLPTIMGDALQLRQLVQNLISNSLKFAKPDRLPEVTIMSEKVRGRESGFVVSPTDSNRLFYLVTITDNGIGFDPQYAERIFQVFQRLHGRSEYQGTGIGLAIVQKVVENHYGYITATGQPGEGATFRLLLPSPSN, from the coding sequence ATGCCGACTATAAATTCTGTAGATCTGCAATTTTCTGAAATTCTTGATGCGTTGCCCAATTCTGTAATCTGGTTGCGGGCTATTCGTAATGACAGCGGTCAGGTTGTTAATTTTCGAGTCGATTACGCCAACAAGAAAGCAGAAGAATATAGTGCAGGCAAATATCAGGTGGCCATTGGAACGCTTCTGCTCAATGACAGGCAGGACCAGGCGCTTATTGCCCAAACCATATTTACAAGTCTGTCAACTATTGTCGAAACAGGCAAGCCTACCGAGGAGGTCTACTTCAATACGATTCTGAATGGATGGTATCTGACGGACCGGAGTAAATTGGGAGACGGAGTCCTTAGCGTCACACGCGACATTTCACCGTTGAAGGAAGCCGAACAGGACAAAAACAAACAGACAGAACTGCTGCAAACTATTCTGGATACCGCCCTGAACAACATATTCGTTTACGAAGCAATTCGCGACGAGGTTGGTCAGGTTCAGGATTTTCGGGTACGGTTGGCTAACGCAGTAGCTCGTCAGGATGTGATGAACCGATATGGCAAAGAAGTCTTGGATAATAGCCTGCTTGACTTACGGCCACATTCGCGGGAGACCGGTCAGTTTAACCTCTTCTCGCAGGTAATCGAAACCGGACAGCCCTTGTTTGCCCAGCACTACTATCCTGATGTAAAAGAATGGTACGATACATCCATTACCAAATTAGGAGACGGATGCGTTGTAACGGGCATCAATATCACGCAGCAAAAAGAAGATGTGTTGCAATACAAGCAGTTGTCGGACCTGCTTAACAGCGTACTCGACAATTCGACCAACGGTATTATTGCCTACGAAGCCGTGCGGGACGAATCCGGGCAAATTGTTGATTTCAAGTTTATAGCGGTCAATAAGGCGGCCTCGCTGCTAGCGCGTAAAACAGCAGACGAACTAATCGGGCAATCGATGCTGGACGTTTTTCCTGGTAATCTTCAATCAGGGATGATGAACATGTATGTCCATACGGTCGAGAGTGGTGAGCGGACCAGTATGGAAGTTCATTACAACTACGATGGGCTTGATATGTGGATTCATGCTTCTGCGCTCAAGCTGAACGATGGTTTTGTCGTTACGTTTTCGGATATATCGGAAGAAAAACAAATCCAGCGTCAAATCCGGCAATCGGCGGATCTGCTGCAAACGGTGATCAATAATTCACCGGCGGCTCTCGTCCTCTACGAACCGATACGGGATGAAAACAACGTTATCATTGATTTTCGCTATAAACTGGCGAATCCTATAGCCGCTACCGCCACTGGCCGACCGTTAGACTACATGCAGGGAAACACGCTCTTTACGATGTTTCCGGGTTCCGCGCAGAAAGGATTCTTCGACCACTTAAAACAGGTATGGGAAACGGCTGAAACGAAGCAGTACGAACATCATTTCTGCGACGACGGTGTCGATTTGTGGGCGGCAATCACAATGGTCAAACAGGAAGACGATGTGCTGACTGTTTTCCAGTACATCACCGACATAAAACGGGCGCAGCAGGAATTGGAGCGGTCGCGGGCCGAATTGCAGACGGTAATCGATACCTCCCAGACGGGGATCTTTCTTTTTAATCCGGTACGGGATAAAAGCGGGGAAGTCGTTGATTTTCGCTTTCAGACGGCTAACCGGCAATTAGCCTCTTACGTCGGGCAAGAACCCAAAGCGGTTATCGGTGCGCTCGGTAGTACCTGGTTTCCCGATTACAAGGACAACGGCATGTTCGACTTGTATAAAAAGGCGTATCAAACGGGCGAAACGCAGCGGTTTGACTTTCATTACGACGGGGGCGGTATCGACGCGTGGCTTGATATTCTGGTAACCCGAATGGGCGATGAGGTGCTGGTGACCTTCGGTGATTACACTCCGCTCAAGCAGCTTCAGCAGCAGTTGGAAGCGTCGGTAGTCGAGTTACAGCGCTCTAATCGAAATCTGGAACAGTTTGCTTACGTAGCCAGCCACGACCTTCAGGAGCCTCTACGAAAGATTCAGGCATTTGGCGATATTTTGCAAACCCAGTATGCTCCAATTGTTGGTGAAGCAGGGGCCGACATGATTCAACGAATGCAGTCGGCTGCCGCTCGGATGCAGGTGCTGATCAAAGACGTATTGACGTATTCGCGGGTCTCGAACAGGGGTGAAGTGCATGTGCCCGTCGATTTGAGTACCGTTGCTCGTGAGGTTATCAACGATCTTGAAACGGTCATTGACGATAAAAAAGCCCTGCTGACTGTTGGTTCGTTACCCACCATTATGGGCGATGCGCTTCAGCTACGACAGCTAGTGCAAAACCTGATCAGTAACTCGTTAAAGTTCGCGAAGCCAGATCGATTACCCGAAGTAACGATAATGTCAGAAAAGGTTCGTGGTCGCGAATCCGGCTTTGTTGTATCACCCACGGATAGTAATCGGCTATTTTATCTGGTTACCATCACTGACAATGGCATTGGATTTGATCCCCAATATGCTGAGCGGATTTTTCAGGTATTTCAGCGTCTGCACGGACGCAGCGAGTACCAGGGAACTGGAATTGGACTGGCTATAGTACAGAAAGTTGTCGAGAATCATTATGGCTATATCACGGCGACCGGGCAACCGGGTGAAGGGGCTACTTTCCGACTATTGCTGCCCTCTCCCTCAAATTAA
- a CDS encoding SDR family oxidoreductase — translation MEAKIPPQHQAIQPGIEAELDPQPKVIRYLYKGANKLKDKVAIITGGDSGIGRAVAVHFAREGADVAISYHPREEQDAQKTKELVEAEGRKCLLLPGDIRQEEYCKQLVEDTVEKLGKLNILVNNAGLQLQHQSLEEVPDEALLATYETNIYSFFRVTKAAEPYLTKGDSIINTTSVTAYQGRADLLEYSSTKGAIMAFTRALSGNLIKKGIRVNGVAPGPIWTPLNPASVSAKEVAQFGKDVPMKRPGQPSEVAPAYVFLASDDASYITGQVLHPNGGTIINT, via the coding sequence ATGGAAGCAAAAATTCCCCCACAGCATCAGGCTATCCAACCGGGTATTGAGGCTGAACTTGATCCCCAGCCGAAGGTGATCCGGTACCTTTACAAAGGAGCTAACAAATTAAAAGACAAAGTCGCTATTATCACCGGTGGCGATTCGGGCATTGGTCGGGCGGTAGCCGTTCATTTTGCCCGCGAAGGCGCTGATGTCGCGATTTCGTACCATCCGCGCGAAGAACAGGACGCCCAGAAAACAAAGGAACTCGTCGAGGCCGAAGGCCGCAAATGCCTGCTCCTCCCCGGCGATATTCGTCAGGAAGAATACTGCAAGCAGCTTGTTGAAGACACTGTCGAGAAACTCGGCAAGCTGAATATTCTGGTCAACAATGCTGGTCTGCAATTGCAGCACCAATCGCTCGAAGAGGTTCCCGATGAGGCTCTGCTAGCAACGTACGAAACTAACATCTATTCGTTTTTCCGCGTCACCAAAGCCGCTGAACCCTATTTAACCAAAGGCGACAGCATTATCAACACGACCTCGGTAACCGCTTATCAGGGCCGCGCCGACCTGCTGGAATACTCATCGACCAAAGGAGCGATCATGGCATTTACGCGTGCTTTGTCCGGTAACCTGATCAAAAAAGGAATTCGGGTGAATGGTGTAGCGCCCGGCCCGATCTGGACTCCGCTCAACCCGGCTTCGGTCAGTGCCAAGGAAGTCGCGCAGTTTGGGAAAGACGTACCAATGAAACGGCCCGGTCAACCCAGTGAAGTAGCACCCGCCTACGTGTTTCTCGCATCCGACGATGCTTCCTACATCACCGGCCAGGTACTTCACCCCAATGGTGGTACAATCATCAACACGTAG
- a CDS encoding sodium:proton exchanger has product MDSSILIIVLSLSVLISYAFDLFSSRLRTPSVLLLLLLGLLTRQATNYFGVQLPFVNTILPTLGTLGLILIVLENGLDLELHGDKLGIIRRTLIASLLSVAGITFLLASVLYLLLNDSFYHCLIAALPFSIISSAVAIPSVSNLSFGQGEFVIYESAFAGIIGVLLFNFLLVSRDSVLSAIWFFARDTFIMALLSLICCFLLLYLIGRINHRIKFLPIISVLFLVYAIAEINHLSSLLLILIFGLFLNNTELFIRGQLSRILKNDLFEKELEQLKNLTAEGAFVVRTFFFLILGYAASPSELWDRDALIVSAIFVAVIIAWRWVTLRLTYQGPMNPLLWIAPRGLITVLLYLNIPESMRVIGIRDGIPILVVVLSLIVMMLGGLRQKTAIQEE; this is encoded by the coding sequence ATGGATTCGTCGATTCTGATTATTGTTCTGAGCTTATCCGTTCTTATTTCCTACGCGTTCGACTTGTTTAGCAGCCGGTTACGAACGCCTTCTGTGTTATTGCTCTTGCTACTCGGTCTGTTGACCCGGCAGGCGACAAACTATTTCGGGGTTCAACTTCCGTTTGTCAATACGATTTTACCGACACTGGGTACGCTAGGCTTAATCCTGATCGTACTAGAAAACGGCCTTGATCTAGAGCTACACGGCGACAAGCTAGGCATTATCCGACGTACGTTAATCGCTTCGTTGCTTTCGGTCGCGGGGATCACGTTTCTGCTGGCCAGTGTTTTATACCTTTTGCTGAATGATTCTTTTTACCATTGTCTGATTGCCGCGCTACCATTCTCCATTATCAGTAGCGCTGTGGCTATTCCAAGCGTATCAAATCTGTCGTTCGGGCAGGGCGAATTTGTAATTTACGAGTCGGCTTTTGCTGGGATCATTGGCGTCTTACTGTTTAATTTCCTGCTTGTCAGCCGCGATTCCGTATTAAGCGCCATCTGGTTTTTCGCCCGCGATACCTTTATCATGGCGTTGTTATCGCTGATTTGCTGCTTTCTGCTGTTGTACCTGATTGGCCGGATCAACCACCGGATCAAATTTCTGCCGATCATCTCCGTACTGTTCCTCGTCTATGCCATTGCCGAGATCAATCATTTGTCGTCACTGCTGCTGATCCTGATTTTTGGTTTATTCCTGAATAATACCGAACTGTTTATTCGGGGGCAGTTGAGTCGTATTCTGAAAAATGACTTGTTCGAAAAGGAATTGGAGCAACTCAAAAACCTCACCGCCGAAGGCGCTTTTGTCGTTCGTACTTTCTTCTTTCTGATCCTAGGTTACGCGGCAAGCCCCAGTGAGTTGTGGGACCGGGACGCATTGATTGTCAGCGCTATCTTTGTGGCGGTCATCATTGCCTGGCGTTGGGTTACCCTGCGACTGACGTATCAGGGACCAATGAATCCGCTGTTATGGATAGCTCCCCGCGGATTGATCACGGTCCTGCTTTACCTGAACATTCCCGAAAGTATGCGGGTGATCGGTATTCGCGATGGTATACCCATACTGGTCGTTGTATTGTCGCTCATTGTGATGATGTTGGGCGGGCTGAGGCAGAAAACTGCTATTCAAGAAGAATAA